From the Priestia aryabhattai genome, one window contains:
- a CDS encoding acid-soluble spore protein N, with amino-acid sequence MGNPKKQSKPFVPNHIGTQPREAGGNNGKQMQDKSGKHPQVIQTKGE; translated from the coding sequence ATGGGAAATCCTAAAAAACAAAGCAAACCTTTTGTTCCGAATCATATCGGCACTCAACCGAGAGAAGCTGGTGGAAATAACGGAAAACAAATGCAAGATAAATCCGGCAAGCATCCTCAAGTTATTCAAACCAAAGGTGAATGA
- a CDS encoding TlpA disulfide reductase family protein, whose translation MVKKIIAVLLLVGFLSYALWQGLSPNEASDNSNLSEYKDLNIKKGDSARQASGQAYGLGPKDTAPPFTLSDTNGKSVQLSDFKGKKVILNFWATWCPPCQKEMPDMQAFYEKYGNDVQLLAVNLTSSEGSKQAVSKFLKEKQFTFRVLLDDQDSVGSKKYRVSTIPTSYFIDEQGRIVQRVNGPMTLKQMETFAQQAAN comes from the coding sequence ATGGTTAAAAAAATAATTGCGGTCTTGCTTCTAGTAGGCTTTCTTAGCTATGCACTTTGGCAAGGGCTTTCTCCAAATGAAGCATCCGATAATTCTAACTTAAGCGAATACAAGGATTTAAATATCAAAAAAGGCGATAGTGCTCGTCAGGCTTCGGGTCAAGCTTATGGGTTGGGACCAAAAGATACAGCGCCTCCGTTTACACTTTCAGATACGAACGGGAAATCTGTTCAATTATCGGACTTTAAAGGAAAAAAAGTCATTTTAAACTTTTGGGCAACATGGTGTCCGCCGTGTCAAAAAGAAATGCCCGATATGCAAGCGTTTTATGAGAAATATGGAAACGATGTACAGCTGCTTGCGGTTAATTTAACTTCGTCAGAAGGTAGTAAACAGGCAGTATCTAAGTTTCTTAAAGAAAAACAATTTACGTTTCGTGTATTATTGGACGACCAAGATAGTGTAGGAAGTAAAAAATATCGGGTCTCCACCATTCCGACATCTTATTTTATAGATGAACAAGGGAGAATTGTTCAACGAGTTAATGGTCCAATGACGCTTAAACAGATGGAAACCTTTGCTCAACAAGCAGCGAATTAA
- the acnA gene encoding aconitate hydratase AcnA: MTKKDVFNARSSFDLNGSTYNYYRLQALEEAGLGNVSKLPYSIKVLLESVLRQVDGRVITKEHVENLVKWGTKDIKDIDVPFKPSRVILQDFTGVPAVVDLASLRKAMADLGGDPDKINPEIPVDLVVDHSVQVDKAGTADSLRINMDLEFQRNTERYNFLSWAQKSFNNYRAVPPATGIVHQVNLEYLANVVHAVEEDGEFVAFPDSLVGTDSHTTMINGIGVLGWGVGGIEAEAGMLGQPSYFPVPEVIGVKLVGELPNGTTATDLALKVTQVLRQKGVVGKFVEFFGPGVAELPLADRATIANMAPEYGATCGFFPVDAEALAYMRLTGRDEKDIQVVEQYTKANGLFFTPENEDPIFTDVVEINLAEIEANLSGPKRPQDLIPLSQMQTEFKKALTAPVSNQSFGLDAKDVDKEVTFKLADGSETTMKTGAIAIAAITSCTNTSNPYVLVAAGLVAKKAVEKGLDVPAYVKTSLAPGSKVVTAYLQNSGLLPYLDKIGFNIVGYGCTTCIGNSGPLEAEIEAAIADSDLLVTSVLSGNRNFEGRIHPLVKGNYLASPPLVVAYALAGTVDVDLQKDPIGIDTDGNEVFFSDIWPSQDEIKEVVSRTVTPELFRNEYERVFDDNERWNEIKTSEDALYTWENDSTYIQNPPFFEGLSEEPGEVEPLNDLRVVAKFGDSVTTDHISPAGSIAKTSPAGLYLQENGVEPKDFNSYGSRRGNHEVMMRGTFANIRIKNQVAPGTEGGWTTYWPTNDVMSIYDACMKYKEQDTGLVVLAGKDYGMGSSRDWAAKGTNLLGIKTVIAESFERIHRSNLVLMGVLPLQFKDGESADTLGLTGKETIAVAVDETVKPRDLVKVTATDEAGNKKEFEVLVRFDSEVEIDYYRHGGILQMVLRDKLQSKTHA, translated from the coding sequence ATGACTAAAAAAGACGTTTTTAACGCTCGTTCGTCATTCGATCTTAATGGCAGCACATATAATTATTACCGCTTACAAGCTTTAGAGGAAGCAGGTTTAGGTAACGTATCTAAGCTGCCGTATTCAATTAAAGTATTATTAGAATCTGTTCTTCGTCAGGTAGATGGCCGTGTCATTACAAAAGAACACGTCGAAAACCTTGTAAAATGGGGAACAAAAGACATCAAAGATATCGATGTTCCTTTCAAACCATCTCGTGTTATTCTTCAAGATTTCACTGGAGTTCCAGCGGTTGTAGACTTAGCGTCACTTCGTAAAGCAATGGCTGATTTAGGAGGAGATCCTGACAAAATCAATCCAGAAATTCCAGTAGACCTCGTTGTCGACCACTCCGTACAAGTTGATAAAGCAGGTACAGCTGACTCATTACGAATTAATATGGACCTTGAGTTTCAACGTAATACAGAGCGCTATAATTTCTTAAGCTGGGCTCAAAAATCATTTAATAACTATCGTGCAGTTCCACCAGCTACTGGTATCGTGCACCAAGTAAATTTAGAATATTTAGCAAACGTTGTTCACGCTGTTGAAGAAGATGGTGAATTCGTAGCTTTCCCTGATTCTCTAGTAGGTACTGACTCTCATACAACAATGATTAATGGTATCGGTGTTTTAGGATGGGGTGTTGGCGGTATTGAAGCGGAAGCAGGTATGCTTGGTCAACCTTCTTATTTCCCAGTTCCTGAAGTAATCGGTGTTAAACTTGTTGGTGAATTACCAAACGGCACTACAGCTACAGACTTAGCGTTAAAAGTTACGCAAGTGCTTCGTCAAAAAGGAGTAGTCGGAAAATTCGTTGAATTCTTCGGTCCTGGCGTAGCAGAACTTCCATTAGCTGACCGTGCAACAATTGCTAATATGGCTCCTGAATACGGTGCAACATGTGGGTTCTTCCCAGTTGACGCAGAAGCATTAGCATACATGCGTTTAACAGGAAGAGATGAAAAAGACATCCAGGTTGTCGAACAATATACAAAAGCAAACGGTTTATTCTTTACACCAGAAAATGAAGATCCAATTTTCACTGACGTTGTTGAGATTAATCTTGCTGAGATTGAAGCAAATCTTTCAGGTCCAAAGCGTCCGCAAGATTTAATTCCACTTTCTCAAATGCAAACAGAATTCAAGAAAGCTTTAACAGCTCCTGTTAGCAACCAAAGCTTCGGACTTGATGCTAAAGACGTGGATAAGGAAGTTACATTTAAGCTTGCAGACGGTTCAGAAACAACAATGAAAACAGGTGCCATTGCCATTGCGGCTATCACAAGCTGTACGAACACATCAAATCCTTACGTATTAGTAGCAGCTGGTTTAGTTGCGAAAAAAGCGGTAGAAAAAGGATTGGATGTTCCAGCTTACGTGAAAACTTCTTTAGCACCAGGTTCAAAAGTAGTAACGGCTTACCTGCAAAATTCAGGGCTGCTTCCATACTTAGATAAAATCGGCTTTAACATCGTAGGTTATGGCTGTACGACTTGTATCGGTAACTCTGGTCCATTAGAAGCTGAAATTGAAGCAGCGATTGCAGACAGCGACTTGCTTGTAACGTCTGTTCTTTCAGGAAACCGTAACTTTGAAGGACGTATTCATCCATTAGTAAAAGGTAACTATCTTGCTTCTCCGCCGCTTGTTGTAGCATATGCATTGGCTGGAACGGTAGATGTAGATTTACAAAAAGATCCAATCGGCATTGATACAGACGGCAATGAAGTATTCTTTAGCGACATCTGGCCTTCTCAAGATGAAATTAAAGAAGTTGTTAGCCGTACCGTAACGCCTGAATTATTCCGTAACGAGTATGAGCGTGTATTCGATGATAACGAGCGCTGGAATGAAATTAAAACAAGCGAAGATGCTCTTTATACGTGGGAGAATGATTCAACATACATTCAAAACCCACCGTTCTTTGAAGGCTTATCAGAAGAACCAGGTGAAGTAGAACCGTTAAATGATCTTCGCGTAGTAGCGAAATTTGGTGACTCAGTGACAACGGATCACATTTCACCAGCGGGTTCAATTGCAAAAACATCACCTGCAGGTCTTTACCTTCAAGAAAACGGTGTAGAACCAAAAGACTTTAACTCATATGGTTCTCGTCGTGGTAACCATGAAGTGATGATGCGCGGTACGTTTGCAAACATCCGCATTAAAAACCAAGTAGCTCCTGGTACAGAAGGCGGCTGGACAACATATTGGCCAACAAATGACGTAATGAGCATTTATGATGCTTGTATGAAATACAAAGAGCAAGATACAGGTCTTGTTGTACTTGCAGGTAAAGATTACGGCATGGGAAGTTCTCGTGACTGGGCAGCAAAAGGCACCAATCTTTTAGGTATTAAAACAGTAATCGCTGAAAGCTTTGAGCGTATTCACCGTTCAAACCTAGTATTAATGGGTGTTTTACCTCTTCAATTTAAAGATGGTGAAAGTGCGGATACATTAGGTTTAACTGGAAAAGAAACAATTGCAGTAGCAGTTGATGAAACAGTAAAACCACGTGATCTTGTAAAAGTAACAGCAACTGATGAAGCTGGAAACAAAAAAGAATTTGAAGTACTCGTTCGTTTCGATAGTGAAGTTGAAATTGATTACTATCGCCACGGTGGTATCCTTCAAATGGTGCTTCGTGATAAATTACAGTCTAAAACACATGCGTAA
- the plsY gene encoding glycerol-3-phosphate 1-O-acyltransferase PlsY: MNYLLPILAYILGSIPFGLVVGKLGYGIDIREHGSGNLGGTNSFRTLGVKAGIIVTLGDILKGTLAASLPLLFDTNQNILFIGLFAVIGHIFPIFAKFKGGKAVATSAGVILCYEPLLFVFVLLCFFICLYITKYVSLSSMVTGVLTFIYTLFKQDYMLIMIIGLIVAFVIYRHRANITRILNKTEPKVTFLSGKKK, encoded by the coding sequence ATGAATTATTTATTACCTATTCTTGCCTATATCTTAGGCTCTATTCCTTTTGGACTAGTTGTTGGAAAACTAGGATACGGCATCGATATACGAGAGCATGGAAGCGGCAATTTAGGCGGCACCAACTCATTTCGTACATTGGGTGTAAAAGCCGGAATTATCGTTACGCTTGGAGACATTCTAAAAGGCACCCTAGCAGCTTCTTTACCGCTTTTATTTGATACAAATCAAAACATTCTCTTCATTGGTTTATTTGCTGTCATTGGTCATATTTTTCCTATTTTTGCGAAATTTAAAGGCGGGAAAGCTGTGGCCACATCCGCCGGAGTGATTTTATGTTATGAACCTCTTTTATTTGTTTTCGTGCTATTATGTTTTTTTATCTGCTTATACATAACGAAGTATGTATCACTGTCATCAATGGTTACTGGAGTATTAACATTTATCTACACGCTATTTAAACAAGACTACATGCTCATTATGATTATTGGTTTAATTGTAGCGTTTGTCATTTACAGACACCGAGCAAACATCACGCGAATTCTTAACAAAACAGAACCGAAAGTCACATTTTTATCAGGTAAAAAGAAATAA
- the tlp gene encoding small acid-soluble spore protein Tlp: MAWNKPNPDDRSDNVEKLQTMVQNTMKNIEEAEEAAACSTEEERQRIQQKNHNREVSIEAMRSEIKDESEARQNGYEGTI, translated from the coding sequence ATGGCATGGAATAAACCGAATCCAGACGATCGCAGTGATAACGTTGAAAAATTACAAACAATGGTTCAAAATACAATGAAAAACATTGAAGAAGCAGAAGAAGCTGCTGCGTGCAGCACTGAAGAAGAACGTCAGCGCATTCAGCAAAAAAATCACAATCGTGAAGTAAGCATCGAAGCAATGCGCAGCGAAATAAAAGATGAGTCAGAAGCTCGTCAAAATGGTTACGAAGGTACGATTTAA
- a CDS encoding HesB/YadR/YfhF family protein — translation MKLTVTEAAATWYKDEMMLEGNETIRFFVRYGGCSNVQKGFSLGVNTDSPKNVGVETKVDGLTFFVEDEDLWYFDGHDLTVNYNEETKEPDFHYEA, via the coding sequence ATGAAATTAACAGTAACAGAAGCAGCAGCAACGTGGTACAAAGACGAAATGATGCTAGAAGGAAACGAAACAATTCGCTTTTTTGTTCGCTACGGCGGATGCAGCAACGTTCAAAAAGGTTTTTCTTTAGGTGTAAACACAGATTCTCCTAAAAACGTTGGCGTTGAAACAAAAGTTGACGGTTTAACATTCTTCGTAGAAGATGAAGACCTTTGGTATTTTGATGGTCATGATTTGACCGTAAATTATAATGAAGAAACAAAAGAACCTGACTTTCATTACGAAGCGTAA
- a CDS encoding acyl-CoA thioesterase — MLVSKKEIEVRYAETDQMGVVYHANYLVWMEIGRTQFISDLGFSYAQMERDGVLSPVIDIQASYKKPLHYGETAVVHTWVENYDGLRVVYGYEIFNSNEELALTGTSSHVCVKKESFKPISIRRNYPEWHKAYEDAKKQG, encoded by the coding sequence ATGCTAGTATCGAAGAAAGAAATCGAAGTGCGCTATGCAGAAACCGATCAGATGGGCGTTGTGTATCATGCTAACTATTTAGTATGGATGGAAATAGGCCGAACGCAGTTTATCAGTGATTTAGGTTTTAGCTATGCACAAATGGAAAGAGACGGTGTGCTGTCCCCAGTTATTGATATACAGGCGTCCTATAAAAAGCCGCTTCATTATGGCGAGACAGCTGTGGTACATACTTGGGTTGAGAACTATGACGGTCTACGCGTTGTGTACGGCTATGAAATTTTTAACTCAAATGAAGAACTTGCGTTAACAGGAACATCGTCACACGTATGTGTAAAAAAGGAAAGCTTTAAGCCTATTTCTATTCGCCGTAATTATCCGGAATGGCATAAAGCCTATGAAGATGCCAAAAAGCAGGGTTAA
- a CDS encoding phospholipase D family protein, with protein MKKHMKKKVVRILVSVLIVLIIVGSYHTHKPLPKGVSYESNPHKVEDVFLLSDLTYQDRQTSISEQHIFQAVTNAIDEAKAFIIMDMFLFNGYYNQGETFPHISDTIASKLIEKKRKHPNIEIIFITDEINTTYGSHDSKWLDPLRLNGIKVVQTNLSKLRDSIPLYSAVWRTFVQWFGEKGTGWITNPSGTNAPNVTARAYFKLLNVKANHRKVVATDQSVIISSANPHDASFYNSNMAFEVKGNIIGDVVKSEQAVSDFSYGGRLPLYKKKEKEKGDLYVQLLTEGKIYKHVLNDLRHAKKGDDVWLGMFYLGDRGVIKALLKASEQGANVRLILDPNENAFGRKKFGLPNRPVAAELVKKSNGDIKIRWYHTGKEQYHSKTLFIRNQRNATIIAGAANFTKRNLADLNLETDIKVSGPSNEKVMTELNAYFYRLWTNKDYTYTLPYKRYENKMTRLETLIYRIQDALSLTTY; from the coding sequence GTGAAAAAGCACATGAAAAAGAAAGTAGTAAGGATTTTGGTCAGTGTACTTATCGTCTTGATTATTGTGGGCTCTTATCACACTCATAAGCCCCTACCTAAAGGAGTTTCATACGAAAGTAATCCTCACAAAGTAGAAGATGTATTTCTTTTATCAGACCTAACGTATCAAGACCGACAGACGTCTATTTCCGAACAACATATTTTTCAAGCAGTTACTAATGCGATTGATGAAGCAAAAGCTTTTATTATTATGGATATGTTTCTATTTAATGGCTACTATAATCAAGGTGAAACGTTTCCTCACATTAGTGATACGATTGCAAGTAAGCTGATTGAAAAGAAACGAAAACATCCTAATATCGAAATAATTTTTATTACAGATGAAATAAATACAACCTACGGCTCACATGATTCAAAGTGGTTAGATCCACTGCGGTTAAACGGAATCAAAGTGGTGCAAACCAATTTATCTAAGCTCAGAGACTCCATTCCACTATATTCTGCAGTATGGAGAACTTTTGTTCAGTGGTTTGGTGAAAAAGGAACCGGATGGATAACAAATCCTTCCGGAACCAATGCGCCTAACGTGACGGCCCGTGCTTATTTTAAGTTGTTAAATGTAAAAGCTAATCACAGAAAAGTAGTAGCAACAGATCAAAGCGTTATTATCTCCTCTGCCAATCCTCATGATGCAAGTTTTTATAATTCCAACATGGCCTTTGAAGTAAAGGGGAATATCATTGGAGATGTTGTAAAAAGCGAACAAGCCGTGTCAGATTTTTCTTACGGAGGAAGGTTACCTCTATATAAAAAGAAAGAAAAAGAAAAGGGAGACCTCTATGTTCAGCTGTTAACAGAAGGCAAAATCTATAAGCACGTATTAAATGATTTACGTCATGCTAAAAAAGGCGATGATGTATGGCTTGGCATGTTTTATCTTGGAGATCGAGGCGTAATAAAGGCACTTTTGAAAGCTTCTGAACAAGGAGCAAACGTACGGTTAATTTTAGATCCTAATGAAAATGCGTTTGGAAGAAAAAAGTTCGGACTGCCTAACCGTCCAGTAGCAGCAGAACTTGTAAAGAAATCTAATGGAGATATTAAAATTCGCTGGTATCATACAGGAAAAGAGCAGTATCATTCTAAAACTTTATTTATTCGAAACCAAAGAAATGCAACTATTATTGCAGGAGCAGCAAATTTTACAAAACGAAATTTAGCTGATTTGAACTTAGAAACGGATATTAAAGTATCAGGACCTTCTAACGAAAAGGTTATGACCGAACTAAACGCTTATTTTTACCGCCTATGGACAAATAAAGACTACACATATACACTTCCTTATAAAAGGTATGAAAACAAGATGACGCGGCTGGAAACACTGATATATCGCATTCAAGATGCGCTTAGTCTTACAACATATTGA
- a CDS encoding FbpB family small basic protein, which translates to MRKLRKRSFEELVQENKTQLLKDQSEIERIEMEIEKRLEDRMLERAE; encoded by the coding sequence ATGAGAAAATTACGCAAACGTTCATTTGAAGAGTTAGTGCAAGAAAATAAAACACAGCTGTTAAAAGATCAGTCAGAAATTGAACGCATTGAAATGGAAATTGAAAAGCGGTTAGAAGACCGTATGCTTGAAAGAGCTGAATAA